From one Burkholderia pyrrocinia genomic stretch:
- a CDS encoding enoyl-CoA hydratase-related protein, whose amino-acid sequence MDGLKTLAVAVDARGIATVALQRGDVLNAFDETMIAELTDAFTALGRRDDVRAIVLRSDGRAFCAGADLQWMQRASANDAAANLRDAERFAAMMRAIRQCPKPTVARVQGHAFGGGVGLCAACDIVIASDHARFSVSEARFGILPAVIGPYLVEAVGQRQARRLALTATQLAAGEAVAIGLIHQAVPLDALDEALDRTLAELGRNGPNALMEIKRFFDAIGEYPPSAERAAFTAQTISRVRATEEAKEGFAAFFAKRPPAWEAAAE is encoded by the coding sequence ATGGATGGATTGAAGACCCTGGCCGTCGCGGTCGATGCGCGCGGCATCGCGACCGTCGCGCTGCAGCGCGGCGACGTGCTCAACGCGTTCGACGAGACGATGATCGCCGAGCTGACCGACGCGTTCACGGCGCTCGGCCGGCGCGACGACGTGCGCGCGATCGTGCTGCGCTCGGACGGCCGCGCATTCTGCGCGGGTGCCGACCTGCAGTGGATGCAGCGCGCGAGCGCGAACGATGCGGCTGCGAACTTGCGCGACGCGGAGCGGTTCGCCGCGATGATGCGCGCGATCCGGCAGTGCCCGAAGCCGACGGTCGCACGCGTGCAGGGTCACGCGTTCGGCGGCGGCGTGGGCCTGTGCGCGGCCTGCGACATCGTGATCGCGAGCGACCATGCGCGCTTTTCGGTCAGCGAGGCGCGTTTCGGAATCCTGCCGGCTGTGATCGGCCCGTATCTGGTCGAGGCGGTCGGCCAGCGCCAGGCGCGCCGGCTCGCGCTGACCGCGACGCAGCTCGCCGCCGGCGAAGCCGTCGCGATCGGCCTGATCCACCAGGCCGTGCCGCTCGACGCGCTCGACGAAGCGCTCGACCGGACGCTCGCGGAACTGGGTCGCAACGGCCCGAACGCGCTGATGGAAATCAAGCGCTTCTTCGACGCAATCGGCGAGTATCCGCCGTCGGCCGAGCGCGCGGCGTTCACCGCGCAGACGATCTCGCGCGTGCGGGCGACGGAGGAGGCAAAGGAGGGCTTCGCCGCGTTCTTCGCGAAGCGCCCGCCGGCATGGGAGGCGGCCGCCGAGTAA
- a CDS encoding MarC family protein: protein MIVNRLISEILFGFTGLIGIINPIGIAFLFLERTEALTEHERDLLARKVAFNAFIVLMVAFFAGTPVLHFFGISMEALRIGGGLAVAVAGWQMLNEPDVPGGGDTPVKPIDANAIMTRAFFPLTVPLTVGPGSISTAIALNANRTHKLSEFMLSSIVSVAVSVLVAVVIWQTYSRAALLSRYLGTEGTKVAMRVSAFLLLCIGVQIMLTGFSAFLQPIADQVK, encoded by the coding sequence ATGATCGTCAACCGCCTTATCTCCGAGATCCTGTTCGGCTTCACCGGCCTGATCGGCATCATCAATCCGATCGGCATCGCGTTCCTGTTTCTCGAGCGGACCGAGGCGCTCACCGAGCACGAGCGCGACCTGCTCGCGCGGAAGGTGGCGTTCAACGCGTTCATCGTGCTGATGGTCGCGTTCTTCGCCGGCACGCCCGTACTGCATTTCTTCGGGATCTCGATGGAGGCGCTGCGGATCGGCGGCGGCCTGGCGGTCGCGGTGGCGGGCTGGCAGATGCTGAACGAGCCCGACGTGCCGGGCGGCGGCGACACGCCGGTCAAGCCGATCGACGCGAACGCGATCATGACGCGCGCGTTCTTCCCGCTGACCGTGCCGCTGACGGTCGGCCCCGGCTCGATCTCGACCGCGATCGCGCTGAATGCGAACCGCACGCACAAGCTGTCGGAATTCATGCTGTCGAGCATCGTATCGGTTGCCGTCTCCGTGCTGGTCGCAGTCGTGATCTGGCAAACCTACAGCCGCGCCGCGCTGCTGTCGCGCTACCTCGGCACCGAAGGCACCAAGGTCGCGATGCGCGTGTCGGCGTTCCTGCTGCTGTGCATCGGCGTGCAGATCATGCTGACCGGCTTCTCCGCGTTCCTGCAGCCGATCGCTGACCAGGTCAAGTAA
- a CDS encoding aldo/keto reductase produces the protein MEYVKFGSTGLDVSKLVLGCMTFGEPSRGTHPWTLPEAESRPIIQRAVEAGINFFDTANMYSDGTSEEIVGRALRDFTKRDDVVIATKVFYRMRPGPNGAGLSRKAIMTDIDQSLKRLGTDYVDLYQIHRWDYGTPIEETLEALHDVVKAGKARYIGASSMFAWQFSKALHTSKQNGWTRFVSMQNHLNLLYREEEREMLPLCEAEGIAVIPWSPLARGRLTRNWDESSERQQKDDVGQRLYDATADADKAVVDAVAAIAAARNVPRAQVALAWVAQKRGVTAPIVGISKPQQLDDALGALELKLTDDEIATLEGPYVPHAVAGFN, from the coding sequence ATGGAATACGTGAAATTCGGGTCGACGGGGCTGGACGTATCGAAACTGGTGCTGGGCTGCATGACGTTCGGCGAGCCGTCGCGCGGCACGCACCCGTGGACGCTGCCGGAAGCGGAGAGCCGCCCGATCATCCAGCGGGCGGTCGAAGCCGGCATCAATTTCTTCGATACCGCGAACATGTATTCGGACGGCACGTCGGAGGAGATCGTCGGCCGCGCGCTGCGCGATTTCACGAAGCGCGACGACGTCGTGATCGCGACCAAGGTGTTCTACCGGATGCGGCCGGGGCCGAACGGCGCGGGCCTGTCGCGCAAGGCGATCATGACCGACATCGACCAGAGCCTGAAGCGGCTCGGCACCGATTACGTCGACCTGTACCAGATTCATCGCTGGGATTACGGCACGCCGATCGAGGAGACGCTCGAGGCGCTGCATGACGTCGTGAAGGCCGGCAAGGCACGCTATATCGGCGCATCGTCGATGTTCGCGTGGCAGTTCTCGAAGGCGCTGCACACGTCGAAGCAGAACGGCTGGACCCGCTTCGTCAGCATGCAGAACCACCTGAACCTGCTGTATCGCGAGGAAGAGCGGGAAATGCTGCCGCTGTGCGAAGCCGAGGGCATCGCGGTGATTCCGTGGAGCCCGCTCGCGCGCGGCCGCCTGACGCGCAACTGGGACGAATCGTCGGAGCGGCAGCAGAAGGACGACGTCGGCCAGCGGCTGTACGACGCGACGGCCGATGCGGACAAGGCGGTCGTCGACGCCGTCGCGGCGATCGCCGCCGCGCGCAACGTGCCGCGCGCGCAGGTCGCGCTCGCATGGGTCGCGCAAAAGCGCGGCGTCACCGCGCCGATCGTCGGCATCTCGAAGCCGCAGCAACTGGACGATGCGCTCGGCGCGCTCGAGTTGAAACTGACCGACGACGAAATCGCCACGCTCGAAGGCCCGTACGTGCCGCACGCGGTCGCCGGGTTCAACTGA
- a CDS encoding CPBP family intramembrane glutamic endopeptidase — protein MSLSLLPCATIWIALFAAAALAWHRPQHGLSLILATLGYAGALAFGKLEPIVLAPLALLAAAAWGVLPARPLAVRIAAHAVFAALAVALSLHLIPGFHNPLVIAPTRFTPDAVPFTMYLNLDKPLVGLWLLWVLPWVAPDVTLSRALRTGAVAAVATAAACLAGALVFGMVGWAPKWPASGWLWLVNNLLLVTLAEEALFRGYVQGGLTRALRAFAWGPWAALAVGAVLFGAAHAAGGWQWIVLGTVAGVGYGLAWRRGGLLASALAHAGLNVVHFGLFTYPMLDAAR, from the coding sequence ATGTCCCTTTCGCTCCTTCCGTGCGCCACGATCTGGATCGCCCTGTTCGCGGCCGCCGCACTCGCGTGGCATCGCCCGCAGCACGGCCTGAGCCTCATCCTGGCCACGCTCGGCTATGCCGGCGCGCTGGCGTTCGGCAAGCTCGAGCCGATCGTGCTGGCGCCGCTCGCGCTGCTGGCCGCGGCCGCGTGGGGCGTGTTGCCCGCGCGCCCGCTCGCGGTGCGGATCGCCGCGCATGCGGTGTTTGCCGCGCTCGCGGTCGCGCTGAGCCTGCACCTGATCCCCGGTTTCCACAATCCGCTCGTGATCGCCCCGACGCGCTTCACGCCGGACGCCGTGCCGTTCACGATGTACCTGAATCTCGACAAGCCGCTGGTCGGCCTGTGGCTGCTGTGGGTGCTGCCGTGGGTCGCCCCCGACGTCACTCTGTCGCGCGCGCTGCGCACGGGTGCGGTGGCGGCCGTCGCGACGGCCGCCGCATGCCTGGCCGGCGCGCTCGTGTTCGGGATGGTCGGCTGGGCGCCCAAATGGCCCGCGTCGGGCTGGCTGTGGCTCGTCAACAACCTGCTGCTGGTGACGCTCGCCGAGGAAGCGCTGTTCCGCGGTTACGTGCAAGGCGGGCTGACGCGCGCGCTCCGCGCGTTCGCATGGGGGCCATGGGCTGCGCTGGCAGTCGGTGCGGTGCTGTTCGGCGCCGCGCACGCGGCCGGCGGCTGGCAATGGATCGTGCTCGGCACGGTGGCCGGCGTCGGCTACGGCCTCGCGTGGCGGCGCGGCGGACTGCTCGCCTCCGCGCTCGCGCATGCCGGGCTGAACGTCGTCCACTTCGGGCTGTTCACCTACCCGATGCTCGACGCCGCGCGCTGA
- a CDS encoding VC0807 family protein gives MKPRAGLILELFVNLLLPWVAYRVAHPYFGETGALYASAVPPIIWSIVEFVRSRRVDAVAAIVLFGIALSIVGMALGGSPRTLLMRESLASGTIGVVFLLSLFRERPLIFYLARATVAREMDGGAAHFESVWAAQPGLRQMLRRMTFVWGAFMTLEMLLRCWMVMTWPVERVLVVSPIIGYTVFGCLLTWTFWYRRRMRVRNSVDIPSRDGVTEVAGR, from the coding sequence GTGAAACCGCGAGCCGGCCTGATTCTCGAACTCTTCGTCAACCTGCTGCTGCCCTGGGTTGCGTACCGGGTCGCGCATCCGTATTTCGGCGAAACCGGCGCGCTGTACGCGTCGGCGGTTCCCCCCATCATCTGGTCGATCGTCGAATTCGTCCGCTCGCGCCGCGTCGACGCGGTGGCGGCCATCGTGCTGTTCGGCATCGCGCTGTCGATCGTCGGAATGGCGCTCGGCGGCAGCCCGCGCACGCTGCTGATGCGCGAATCGCTCGCGTCGGGCACGATCGGCGTCGTGTTCCTGCTGTCGCTGTTCCGCGAACGCCCGCTGATCTTCTATCTCGCCCGCGCCACCGTGGCCCGCGAGATGGACGGCGGCGCCGCGCACTTCGAATCGGTCTGGGCCGCACAGCCGGGGCTGCGGCAGATGCTGCGGCGGATGACCTTCGTGTGGGGCGCCTTCATGACGCTGGAGATGCTGCTGCGCTGCTGGATGGTCATGACCTGGCCCGTCGAGCGCGTGCTGGTCGTGTCGCCGATCATCGGCTACACGGTGTTCGGCTGTCTGCTGACGTGGACGTTCTGGTACCGGCGGCGGATGCGCGTGCGCAACAGCGTCGACATCCCGTCCCGCGACGGCGTCACCGAGGTCGCCGGCCGCTGA
- a CDS encoding GNAT family N-acetyltransferase, with protein sequence MPTASPAPDATLPLDSVWSTFPHRRAAVRTFIAGYCAARDRRDAPLHDSPDGQVVRFDGGMGRPFEHFMIEGAPACSDGPFAVGAWITRYGAAPLPPALQGRTRRLSDEHFMAADIGVLSGDNALAEALACHTPGDIDAFNASASFPPFQPNPAAFLFAHRLDGQIAATARYGFASARDIVVDRVATADAYRRRGFAMQLLAAIVAHARQRGAQRVWLVSTEAGQPLYRAAGFTLLAPVAVDEVVA encoded by the coding sequence ATGCCGACTGCCTCTCCCGCTCCCGACGCCACGCTTCCGCTCGACTCGGTCTGGTCGACCTTCCCGCACCGCAGGGCCGCCGTGCGCACCTTCATCGCCGGGTACTGCGCCGCGCGCGACCGGCGCGACGCGCCGCTGCACGACAGTCCGGACGGCCAGGTCGTGCGGTTCGATGGCGGCATGGGCCGGCCTTTCGAGCATTTCATGATCGAGGGCGCGCCCGCGTGCAGCGACGGCCCGTTCGCCGTCGGCGCATGGATCACGCGCTATGGCGCCGCACCGCTGCCGCCTGCGCTGCAAGGCAGGACGCGCCGGCTGTCGGACGAGCATTTCATGGCCGCCGATATCGGTGTGCTGTCCGGCGACAATGCACTTGCCGAAGCACTCGCCTGCCACACGCCGGGCGACATCGACGCGTTCAACGCGAGCGCGTCATTCCCGCCGTTCCAGCCGAATCCGGCCGCATTCCTGTTCGCGCACCGGCTGGACGGGCAAATCGCGGCCACCGCGCGCTACGGCTTCGCGTCGGCGCGCGACATCGTCGTCGACCGGGTCGCGACGGCGGACGCCTACCGGCGCCGCGGCTTCGCGATGCAACTGCTCGCCGCGATCGTCGCGCACGCGCGGCAGCGTGGTGCGCAGCGCGTGTGGCTCGTGTCGACCGAAGCCGGTCAGCCGCTGTACCGCGCCGCCGGATTCACGCTGCTCGCGCCGGTCGCGGTGGACGAAGTCGTCGCCTGA
- a CDS encoding DUF3331 domain-containing protein: MPNIMESLICEEDPSCDAPSFGEHDAMPLHGGGVAHPLETISRAPGPEHASAAVSPLRAQLFVTVLEAGDDGLLIRWVESGRCHYGEQRWRLRVALQPGRCAISGRPIEPGEPVFRPVRRPVPANGDEMICPASVPGAAGAVPTDVASGHDSARDPADVLD; this comes from the coding sequence ATGCCGAACATCATGGAAAGCCTGATCTGCGAAGAAGACCCGTCGTGCGATGCGCCGTCGTTTGGCGAACACGATGCGATGCCTCTGCACGGCGGCGGCGTCGCGCATCCGCTCGAGACGATCAGCCGTGCGCCGGGTCCGGAGCACGCTTCGGCCGCGGTGTCGCCGTTGCGCGCGCAACTGTTCGTCACGGTGCTGGAGGCCGGTGATGACGGGTTGCTGATTCGCTGGGTCGAGAGCGGCCGTTGCCATTACGGCGAGCAGCGCTGGCGCCTGCGCGTCGCGTTGCAGCCGGGCCGCTGCGCGATCTCGGGACGGCCGATCGAGCCCGGCGAGCCGGTGTTCCGGCCGGTGCGGCGGCCCGTGCCCGCGAATGGCGACGAGATGATCTGCCCGGCGTCGGTGCCGGGTGCGGCCGGCGCGGTGCCGACGGACGTTGCGTCCGGGCACGACAGTGCGCGGGATCCGGCCGACGTTCTCGACTGA
- a CDS encoding GNAT family N-acetyltransferase yields the protein MSTLTNVFQQPIGHPVPDWSARPRPERIVLEGRYCRLEPLDAERHAADLYAAYAQAPDGSDWTYLAHGPYTDESGYRDYARGAQASADPLHYTVIDVATGRAVGTLALMRIDPANGVIEVGSVTFSPLLKRTPVSTEAQYLLMKYAFDTLGYRRYEWKCDDLNLPSRKAAARLGFRYEGTFRQAIIYRGRNRDTAWFSIIDGEWQAVRAAFDAWLAPENFDAQGEQRQSLTAIRHAQANARDAAARANDATHVTVRPLVAADEAAWRPLWQGYQKFYDTALSDAVFATTWARLMDPAEPMFVLGAFDASGALVGIVHSIYHRSCWTEGSYCYLQDLYTAPDARGQGAGGALIEAVYEHAREAGASRVYWLTHETNTTARALYDRLANNAGFIQYRKDLKK from the coding sequence TTGTCCACGCTCACCAACGTCTTCCAGCAACCCATCGGCCACCCCGTTCCCGACTGGTCCGCGCGCCCGCGCCCCGAGCGCATCGTGCTCGAAGGCCGCTACTGCCGGCTCGAGCCGCTCGACGCCGAGCGCCACGCGGCCGACCTGTATGCCGCCTACGCGCAGGCGCCCGACGGCAGCGACTGGACCTATCTCGCGCACGGCCCGTACACCGACGAATCGGGCTACCGAGACTACGCGCGCGGCGCACAGGCGAGCGCCGATCCGCTGCACTACACGGTGATCGACGTTGCCACGGGCCGCGCAGTCGGCACGCTCGCGCTGATGCGCATCGATCCGGCCAACGGCGTGATCGAGGTCGGCTCCGTCACGTTCTCGCCGCTGCTCAAGCGCACGCCCGTGTCGACCGAAGCGCAGTACCTCCTGATGAAGTACGCGTTCGACACGCTCGGCTACCGGCGCTACGAATGGAAGTGCGACGACCTGAACCTGCCGTCGCGCAAGGCGGCCGCGCGGCTCGGCTTCCGCTACGAAGGCACGTTCCGGCAGGCGATCATCTACCGCGGCCGCAATCGCGACACCGCGTGGTTCTCGATCATCGACGGCGAATGGCAGGCCGTGCGCGCCGCGTTCGACGCGTGGCTCGCGCCGGAGAACTTCGACGCGCAGGGCGAGCAGCGCCAGTCGCTCACCGCGATCCGCCACGCGCAGGCGAACGCGCGCGACGCGGCCGCCCGCGCGAACGACGCGACGCACGTCACGGTGCGCCCGCTCGTCGCCGCCGACGAAGCGGCGTGGCGCCCGCTGTGGCAGGGTTATCAGAAGTTCTACGACACCGCGCTGAGCGATGCCGTGTTCGCGACGACGTGGGCGCGCCTGATGGATCCCGCCGAGCCGATGTTCGTGCTCGGCGCATTCGACGCATCGGGCGCGCTGGTCGGGATCGTGCACTCGATCTACCACCGCTCGTGCTGGACCGAAGGGTCGTACTGCTACCTGCAGGACCTGTACACGGCACCGGACGCACGCGGGCAAGGCGCGGGCGGCGCGCTGATCGAAGCCGTGTACGAACATGCCCGCGAAGCCGGCGCGAGCCGCGTGTACTGGCTCACGCACGAAACCAACACGACCGCGCGCGCGCTGTACGACAGGCTCGCGAACAATGCGGGGTTCATTCAGTACCGGAAGGATCTGAAGAAGTAA
- a CDS encoding PLP-dependent aminotransferase family protein: protein MTTVFPSGDSPLLPLDAPLARTPGAPSLQRQLLRRVRDAILGGAMPAGTRLPGTRALAETLGVSRNTTAAVYEQLVAEGFLQSDRRGTRVVGLSRPAPPRRRAAPPAVAQRLGRIRPSLVGSGESEGFRPGVPALSHFPVDAWRHAIDRALRRAARDLLAYGDPLGERALRESIARHLAVTRGVRCDPEQIVITEGAQGAIALCAQLLTNPGETVWVEEPGYRGARTAMQAADLDVVPMPVDAEGLRAEENDWRERTPRLVYTTPSNQFPTGAVLSISRRLALIDAARRHRAWIIEDDYDSEFRHTGEPIGAMHGLAPDSPVVYLGSFSKTMFPALRIGFLVLPEALLAAVRTVLPEMLRGGTRHVQLALADFIETGEYGRHLGRMRRLYRDRRRLLLAALDSSLSVPHRVEGGPCGLHLALRLPARYRDRAIVDAARTHGIGPFPLSGFSIHAESAANGLVLGFGNTSADAFEPMLRTLSAIAERAGGE from the coding sequence ATGACGACTGTCTTTCCTTCCGGCGACTCTCCGTTGCTGCCGCTCGACGCGCCGCTGGCGCGCACGCCGGGCGCGCCTTCGCTGCAGCGCCAGTTGCTGCGCCGCGTGCGCGACGCGATTCTGGGCGGCGCGATGCCGGCCGGCACGCGGCTGCCCGGCACGCGCGCGCTGGCCGAGACGCTCGGCGTGTCGCGCAACACGACGGCCGCCGTCTACGAGCAGCTCGTCGCCGAAGGCTTCCTGCAGTCCGACCGCCGTGGCACGCGCGTCGTCGGGCTGTCGCGTCCGGCGCCGCCGCGCCGGCGTGCCGCGCCGCCGGCGGTCGCGCAGCGGCTCGGCCGGATTCGCCCGAGCCTCGTCGGCAGCGGCGAATCGGAGGGTTTTCGGCCGGGCGTGCCCGCGCTGTCGCATTTCCCGGTGGATGCGTGGCGGCACGCGATCGACCGCGCGCTGCGCCGTGCCGCCCGCGACCTGCTCGCCTATGGCGATCCGCTCGGCGAACGCGCGCTGCGCGAATCGATCGCGCGGCACCTGGCCGTGACGCGCGGCGTGCGCTGCGATCCCGAGCAGATCGTGATCACGGAAGGCGCACAGGGCGCGATTGCGCTGTGCGCGCAGTTGCTGACGAACCCGGGCGAGACGGTGTGGGTCGAGGAGCCCGGCTATCGCGGCGCGCGCACCGCGATGCAGGCGGCCGACCTCGATGTCGTGCCGATGCCGGTCGACGCGGAAGGGCTGCGTGCGGAAGAGAACGACTGGCGCGAGCGGACGCCGCGTCTCGTCTATACGACGCCGTCGAACCAGTTCCCGACCGGCGCCGTGCTGTCGATCTCGCGCCGGCTCGCACTGATCGATGCCGCGCGCCGGCATCGCGCATGGATCATCGAGGACGACTACGACAGCGAATTCCGTCACACCGGCGAGCCGATCGGTGCGATGCACGGGCTCGCCCCCGATTCGCCGGTCGTCTATCTCGGTTCGTTCAGCAAGACGATGTTTCCGGCGCTGCGGATCGGTTTCCTGGTGCTGCCCGAGGCGCTGCTGGCCGCCGTGCGGACGGTGTTGCCGGAGATGCTGCGCGGCGGGACGCGCCACGTGCAGCTCGCGCTGGCCGATTTCATCGAGACGGGCGAATACGGCCGGCATCTGGGGCGGATGCGCCGGCTGTATCGCGACCGGCGGCGGTTGCTGCTCGCCGCGCTCGACAGCAGCCTGAGCGTGCCGCACCGGGTCGAGGGCGGGCCGTGCGGATTGCATCTTGCGCTGCGGCTGCCGGCGCGTTACCGCGACCGCGCGATCGTCGACGCGGCGCGCACGCACGGCATCGGGCCGTTTCCGCTGTCGGGTTTTTCGATTCATGCGGAGTCGGCGGCCAACGGGCTCGTGCTCGGCTTCGGCAATACGTCGGCCGATGCATTCGAGCCGATGTTGCGGACGTTGTCGGCGATCGCGGAGCGGGCCGGCGGGGAGTGA
- a CDS encoding trypsin-like peptidase domain-containing protein, whose product MVRQTLARAVLRTALIGGVFAVFLQPPPAAIAATLAPPVKPAAMKERPAAAPYAMPVDFPAIVDRYGPAVVTIMTALDQQTGGPSFAILDTDDPLAAFFRRGAPPPALGLQPPTPDPVLRAVSGSGSGFIVSADGLILTSAHVVDDAADVTVRLTDRREFKATVLAVDSQSDVAVLRVNATKLPFVRLGDSAKVRAGEPVMTIGAPDGSGNTVTAGIVSATSHRLPDGSAFPFFETDIAPNPDNSGGPVFNRAGDVIGIAVQVYTGTDRYASMTFAIPIAFAAKARAQLQTQMQAQQAQAQAPAQGAPSVNAFGVDVQDVGIGLAAAFGLPRPAGALVNGVAPGSPAAAAGVKPGDVIVKLADKAIGRSAELNDLAAALSPGEKASLRVIRKRAPVTLTITGADDGAGNAAGNAGTTVGMAAPKAAARPGPGPGPGAAAADGGDRLGLTMHALSDDERRSTGLAVGMMVDAVHGPAQRAGIQPGDVVLEINDTLLETPDDVQSLEANGGSVIAVLIQRNNARKFVSVRAR is encoded by the coding sequence GTGGTTCGCCAGACGCTTGCTCGCGCCGTGCTTCGCACCGCGTTGATCGGGGGCGTGTTCGCCGTTTTTTTGCAACCGCCGCCAGCCGCCATTGCGGCGACCCTCGCGCCGCCCGTCAAACCGGCTGCCATGAAGGAAAGGCCAGCCGCCGCGCCTTACGCGATGCCGGTCGATTTTCCGGCCATCGTCGATCGTTACGGACCCGCGGTCGTGACGATCATGACCGCGCTCGATCAGCAAACCGGCGGGCCGTCCTTCGCGATCCTCGATACCGACGATCCGCTCGCCGCGTTCTTCCGGCGCGGCGCGCCGCCGCCCGCGCTGGGCTTGCAGCCGCCGACGCCCGACCCGGTGCTGCGCGCGGTGTCGGGCAGCGGCTCGGGCTTCATCGTCAGCGCCGACGGCCTGATCCTGACGTCCGCGCACGTGGTCGACGATGCAGCCGACGTGACGGTGCGGCTCACCGACCGCCGCGAATTCAAGGCGACGGTGCTGGCCGTCGATTCGCAAAGCGACGTCGCCGTGTTGCGAGTCAACGCAACGAAGCTCCCGTTCGTGCGCCTTGGCGATTCGGCGAAGGTGCGTGCAGGCGAACCGGTGATGACGATCGGCGCGCCGGACGGATCGGGCAACACGGTCACGGCCGGCATCGTCAGCGCGACGTCGCACCGGCTGCCGGACGGCAGCGCGTTTCCGTTCTTCGAAACCGATATCGCGCCGAATCCCGACAACTCGGGCGGCCCCGTGTTCAATCGCGCGGGCGACGTGATCGGCATCGCGGTGCAGGTCTATACGGGCACCGACCGCTACGCGAGCATGACGTTCGCGATCCCGATCGCGTTCGCGGCAAAGGCGCGCGCGCAGCTACAGACGCAGATGCAGGCGCAACAGGCGCAGGCTCAGGCGCCGGCGCAGGGTGCGCCGTCCGTCAACGCGTTCGGCGTCGACGTGCAGGATGTCGGCATCGGGCTGGCCGCCGCTTTCGGGCTGCCGCGTCCGGCGGGCGCGCTCGTCAACGGCGTCGCGCCTGGTTCGCCGGCCGCCGCGGCCGGCGTGAAGCCCGGCGACGTGATCGTGAAGCTGGCCGACAAGGCGATCGGCCGTTCGGCCGAATTGAATGACCTGGCCGCCGCGCTGTCACCCGGCGAGAAGGCGTCGCTGCGGGTGATCCGCAAGCGCGCGCCGGTGACGCTGACGATCACGGGCGCCGACGACGGGGCAGGCAACGCGGCCGGCAACGCAGGCACGACAGTCGGCATGGCTGCACCGAAGGCCGCTGCACGGCCGGGGCCGGGGCCGGGGCCGGGGGCTGCGGCGGCCGACGGTGGCGACCGTCTCGGGCTGACGATGCATGCGCTGAGCGACGACGAGCGCCGCTCGACGGGGCTCGCGGTCGGGATGATGGTCGACGCGGTGCACGGCCCGGCCCAGCGCGCGGGCATCCAGCCGGGCGACGTGGTGCTGGAGATCAACGACACGCTGCTCGAGACGCCGGACGACGTGCAGTCGCTCGAAGCGAACGGCGGCAGCGTGATCGCGGTGCTGATCCAGCGCAACAACGCGCGGAAGTTCGTGTCGGTGCGCGCTCGTTAG